In Pseudomonas rhizosphaerae, one DNA window encodes the following:
- a CDS encoding PQQ-dependent sugar dehydrogenase produces MNYSGALTAISVALLLAGCGSEADSTQARGPDPKLPEAQRGLLPSMKIAEPVAWGDSKPTVPQGYTISAIATGLAIPRQTLVLPNGDIIVAEGRGGSAAKLKPKDVIASYIKAKGNTQVKGGNRLTLLRDADGDGTYELKTVFAENLNAPYGLAYADGKLYVANQDALVRFDYTDGQTKASAAPTKLADLPSAINHHWTKSLAISDDGRYLYVGIGSNSNVTERGMEVEIDRAMVWQIDAQTGAHKPYATGIRNPTALTIQPGTGQLWAVVNERDELGPDLVPDYLSSVREGQFYGWPYSYWGQNVDPRAQPQNPAKVAAAVKPDYSLGSHVAALGVDFSIPAMGEKFAQGAFVGEHGSWNRDNPVGYKVIFVPFAGDKPAGEPIDFATGFRGDDGKTRGRPVGVTVDPRGALIIADDLANTIWRVTPSR; encoded by the coding sequence ATGAACTATTCAGGCGCCTTGACGGCCATCAGCGTTGCGTTGCTGCTCGCCGGTTGCGGCAGCGAAGCCGACAGCACCCAGGCCCGCGGGCCCGATCCCAAGTTGCCGGAAGCGCAGCGCGGCCTGCTGCCGAGCATGAAAATCGCCGAGCCGGTGGCTTGGGGTGACAGCAAGCCTACCGTCCCGCAGGGCTATACCATCAGCGCGATTGCCACTGGCCTGGCAATTCCGCGCCAGACCCTGGTCTTGCCCAACGGCGACATCATCGTCGCCGAAGGCCGTGGCGGCAGCGCTGCCAAGCTCAAGCCCAAGGACGTGATCGCCAGCTATATCAAGGCCAAGGGCAATACCCAGGTCAAGGGCGGCAACCGTCTGACCCTGTTGCGCGACGCCGACGGCGATGGCACCTACGAGCTAAAGACGGTGTTCGCGGAAAACCTCAACGCGCCCTACGGCCTGGCCTATGCCGACGGCAAGCTGTACGTGGCCAACCAGGATGCCCTGGTGCGCTTCGACTACACCGACGGGCAGACCAAGGCCAGCGCGGCACCGACCAAACTGGCCGACCTGCCCTCGGCGATCAACCACCACTGGACCAAGTCGCTGGCCATCAGCGACGACGGCCGCTACCTGTACGTAGGCATCGGCTCCAACAGCAACGTCACCGAACGTGGCATGGAGGTCGAAATCGACCGCGCCATGGTCTGGCAGATCGATGCCCAGACCGGTGCGCACAAGCCCTATGCAACGGGTATCCGCAACCCAACGGCGCTGACCATCCAACCGGGTACCGGCCAGCTGTGGGCCGTGGTCAACGAACGTGACGAGCTGGGTCCGGACCTGGTGCCCGATTACCTGAGTTCGGTCCGAGAAGGACAGTTCTATGGCTGGCCGTACAGCTACTGGGGCCAGAACGTCGACCCACGGGCGCAGCCGCAGAATCCGGCCAAGGTCGCTGCTGCGGTCAAGCCTGATTACAGCCTGGGGTCGCACGTCGCCGCACTGGGCGTGGACTTCTCGATCCCGGCCATGGGTGAGAAATTTGCCCAGGGTGCATTCGTCGGTGAGCACGGCAGCTGGAACCGCGACAACCCCGTGGGCTACAAGGTGATTTTCGTGCCGTTCGCCGGGGACAAGCCTGCCGGCGAGCCGATCGATTTTGCCACCGGTTTCCGCGGCGACGATGGCAAGACCCGTGGTCGTCCAGTAGGCGTGACGGTCGATCCGCGCGGCGCGCTGATCATCGCCGACGACCTGGCCAACACCATCTGGCGGGTCACCCCCAGCCGTTGA
- a CDS encoding DUF2231 domain-containing protein yields MTTSTQLAYRHRPGPLHAIFLAGTVPLFLGGLLSDIAYAQSYQIQWANFAAWLIAGALVFCGLALLCAVINLVRAEHKGGRPVLYFLLLLVTWVLGLVNAFEHAKDAWAVMPSGLILSVIVTVLSLIAAWVGLTNLRSGGVR; encoded by the coding sequence GTGACCACTTCTACTCAACTTGCCTATCGACACAGGCCAGGCCCGCTGCATGCGATCTTCCTGGCCGGCACCGTGCCGCTGTTTCTGGGCGGACTTCTGAGCGATATTGCCTATGCCCAGAGCTACCAGATCCAGTGGGCCAACTTCGCCGCCTGGTTGATCGCCGGTGCCTTGGTGTTCTGCGGCCTGGCGCTGCTGTGCGCGGTGATCAACCTGGTCCGTGCCGAACACAAGGGCGGCCGTCCGGTCCTGTATTTCCTGCTGTTGCTGGTGACCTGGGTACTGGGGCTGGTCAATGCCTTCGAGCATGCCAAGGATGCCTGGGCGGTCATGCCCTCAGGCCTGATCCTGTCAGTGATCGTGACGGTACTGTCGCTGATCGCGGCATGGGTAGGCTTGACCAATCTGCGTTCCGGAGGTGTTCGATGA
- a CDS encoding methyl-accepting chemotaxis protein, translated as MNALVTELRGFADAQSQSINEQGHQAIIWGIGIMLLSGLLITALSLWLVNRNLVTPVRDLIAYVARLSQGHLAERVVNHRRDELGNLAVAANTLRDFLADTFTRLQRSTANLDQASGELNTIAAVMLQGTNEQFERTDQVATAMQEMSATAQEVARHAAGAATAAADADREAQSGEQSMQATIHTITRMRGEIALTGDVIRQLRDDSGRIGKVLEVIRGIADQTNLLALNAAIEAARAGDAGRGFAVVADEVRTLAQRTAASTLEIHQIIDTVQTGAVNAVQAIENGQQRSDQGVEQVVEAGQTLTRITQSIEAIRDMNRQIATAAEEQNAVVDDIAQNLVEITAIATTNQANVDRTQSASNHLHQLSAELGQVTARIKAA; from the coding sequence ATGAATGCCCTGGTCACCGAACTGCGCGGTTTCGCCGACGCGCAGTCGCAATCGATCAACGAGCAGGGCCACCAGGCGATCATCTGGGGGATCGGCATCATGCTGTTGTCCGGCCTGTTGATCACCGCTCTGAGTTTGTGGCTGGTCAACCGCAATCTGGTGACGCCGGTGCGCGACCTGATCGCCTACGTGGCGCGCCTGAGCCAGGGTCATCTGGCCGAGCGTGTGGTCAACCATCGCCGCGATGAGCTGGGCAACCTGGCCGTGGCGGCGAACACCCTGCGTGACTTTCTTGCCGATACCTTTACCCGCCTGCAACGCAGCACAGCCAATCTGGACCAGGCCAGCGGCGAGTTGAACACCATTGCCGCAGTGATGCTGCAGGGCACCAACGAGCAGTTCGAGCGCACCGATCAAGTGGCCACGGCGATGCAGGAAATGTCTGCCACCGCGCAGGAAGTCGCCCGCCATGCCGCCGGCGCGGCCACCGCCGCCGCCGATGCCGACCGCGAGGCGCAGAGTGGTGAGCAGTCCATGCAGGCGACCATCCACACCATCACCCGCATGCGCGGCGAAATTGCCCTGACCGGCGATGTGATTCGCCAGTTGCGCGACGACAGCGGACGCATCGGCAAGGTGCTGGAAGTGATCCGCGGCATTGCCGACCAGACCAACTTGCTGGCGCTCAATGCGGCCATCGAGGCGGCGCGGGCAGGGGATGCCGGCCGTGGTTTTGCCGTGGTCGCCGACGAGGTGCGCACCCTGGCACAACGTACCGCCGCCTCGACCCTGGAAATCCACCAGATCATCGACACCGTGCAGACCGGGGCGGTGAACGCCGTGCAGGCTATCGAAAATGGCCAGCAGCGCAGCGATCAGGGCGTCGAGCAGGTGGTGGAAGCCGGGCAGACACTAACGCGCATCACCCAGTCCATCGAGGCCATCAGGGACATGAACCGGCAGATCGCGACGGCCGCCGAAGAGCAGAACGCGGTGGTCGACGACATCGCCCAGAACCTGGTGGAAATCACTGCGATCGCGACCACCAACCAAGCCAACGTCGATCGGACCCAGAGCGCCAGCAATCATCTGCATCAGTTGTCGGCGGAGCTGGGCCAGGTCACTGCGCGCATCAAGGCAGCCTGA
- a CDS encoding CHAD domain-containing protein gives MAFVDMYVKEIIALEVALFHARARLETAADAEALHDLRIAVRRIRSLLIPVRSVPAMGPLLKAAKAVGQLTTPTRDLEVMAQELQKRGMDGAADSRRARLEIEHRLIVEHPTLQALFTALDAWPAAFRASEPGMDSAHFKRTVVKTLNKHVDKLRRALKDAKFDRHELRILVKRTRYLTQAFAQLSPLSAKAEKSLKAVQSALGSWHDHHQWCLKAEVEADLQPLAKVWAQDSAAELKKAEVELRRLARLLPKRK, from the coding sequence ATGGCATTCGTCGACATGTACGTGAAGGAGATCATCGCGCTGGAGGTGGCGCTCTTTCATGCGCGGGCTCGCCTGGAAACCGCGGCGGATGCCGAAGCGTTGCACGATCTGCGCATTGCCGTGCGACGCATTCGCAGCCTGTTGATTCCGGTGCGATCGGTGCCGGCCATGGGTCCGCTGCTGAAGGCGGCGAAGGCCGTGGGGCAACTCACCACGCCCACGCGCGACCTGGAAGTGATGGCCCAGGAGCTGCAAAAGCGTGGCATGGACGGCGCCGCCGACAGCCGTCGCGCACGGCTTGAAATAGAGCACCGGCTGATCGTCGAGCACCCTACCCTGCAGGCCTTGTTCACGGCCCTCGATGCCTGGCCAGCCGCGTTCCGTGCCAGCGAGCCCGGCATGGACTCGGCGCACTTCAAGCGCACCGTGGTAAAGACGTTGAACAAGCACGTCGACAAGCTGCGCCGCGCGCTCAAGGATGCCAAGTTCGATCGGCACGAACTGCGCATCCTCGTCAAACGCACGCGTTACCTCACTCAGGCGTTCGCCCAATTGTCGCCGTTGTCGGCCAAGGCGGAAAAATCGCTCAAGGCCGTGCAATCGGCGCTGGGTTCATGGCACGACCACCATCAGTGGTGCCTCAAGGCGGAGGTTGAAGCCGACCTGCAACCGCTGGCGAAGGTCTGGGCGCAGGACTCGGCCGCCGAGCTGAAAAAAGCCGAGGTCGAGCTGCGCAGGCTGGCGCGCCTGCTGCCCAAGCGCAAGTGA
- a CDS encoding BCCT family transporter translates to MTVKSDPVETSTLNPPVFWISAILLLLLVLFASLMPQQAQTLFAHVQDWIFTNVSWFYILAVAVILGTVVFLGVSRYGDIKLGPDHSTPDYSSMTWFAMLFSAGMGIGLMFFGVAEPVMHFLNPPYGEGATVAAAGEAMKITFFHWGLHAWAIYAIVALILAYFSFRHGLPLTLRSALYPLIGERIYGPIGHAVDIFAIIGTVLGVATSLGFGVAQINTGLNALFGVPVSIPIQIALIIGTTALATLSVVSGLDKGIRRLSELNLGLAVLLMAMVMILGPTVLILQTFVQNTGGYLSEIVSRTLNLNAYQPTDWIGGWTLFYWGWWLAWSPFVGLFIARISRGRTIREFVTGVLLVPTAFTLLWMTVFGNTAIHMILEQGMTDLGMAVDKDTSLALFAFLQHFPFSGVISALAIIMVVVFFVTSADSGAMVVDMLASGGSENTPVRQRIFWASSMGLVAIALLLADGLKALQTATIASALPFTLALLLSMRGLLKALKLDATKRGLRHQALAISPSTPRAGGNWQRRLRTLAMFPRRAHVVRFIEEVARPACLSVAEEWRLQGYDCTVEDGEEGGVRLSVGPTDDAFIYEIRPHAYATPSFVMSGPTGEERKYFRAEVHLREGGQDHDVMGWSRDEVIGDILDHYERHMHFLHLVG, encoded by the coding sequence ATGACTGTGAAGTCAGACCCCGTCGAGACCTCGACACTCAACCCGCCGGTCTTCTGGATTTCGGCCATTCTGCTGCTCTTGCTGGTGCTGTTCGCCAGCCTGATGCCACAGCAGGCGCAAACGCTGTTCGCCCACGTGCAGGACTGGATCTTCACCAACGTCAGCTGGTTCTACATTCTCGCCGTCGCGGTGATTCTGGGCACCGTGGTGTTCCTGGGCGTCAGCCGCTACGGCGACATCAAGCTGGGCCCGGACCACAGCACCCCCGACTACAGCAGCATGACCTGGTTCGCCATGCTCTTCTCGGCGGGCATGGGTATCGGCCTGATGTTCTTCGGCGTCGCCGAGCCGGTCATGCACTTCCTCAACCCGCCCTACGGCGAAGGAGCCACGGTTGCCGCCGCGGGCGAGGCGATGAAGATCACCTTCTTCCACTGGGGGCTGCATGCCTGGGCGATCTACGCCATCGTCGCACTGATCCTGGCCTATTTCAGCTTCCGCCACGGCCTGCCGCTGACCCTGCGTTCGGCGCTCTATCCCCTGATAGGCGAGCGCATCTACGGTCCCATCGGGCATGCCGTGGACATCTTCGCCATCATCGGCACGGTACTGGGCGTAGCCACCTCGCTGGGCTTCGGTGTGGCGCAGATCAACACCGGTCTCAACGCGCTGTTCGGCGTACCGGTGTCGATCCCGATCCAGATCGCCTTGATCATCGGCACCACTGCACTGGCCACCCTGTCGGTGGTGTCGGGGCTGGACAAGGGCATCCGTCGCTTGTCCGAACTCAACCTGGGCCTGGCGGTGTTGCTCATGGCCATGGTCATGATCCTCGGCCCCACCGTGCTGATCCTGCAGACCTTCGTGCAGAACACGGGCGGCTACTTGAGCGAGATCGTCAGCCGAACCCTCAACCTCAATGCCTACCAGCCCACCGACTGGATCGGCGGCTGGACCCTGTTCTACTGGGGCTGGTGGCTGGCCTGGTCACCGTTCGTGGGGCTGTTCATCGCGCGCATCTCGCGCGGTCGCACTATCCGTGAGTTCGTCACCGGGGTGCTGCTGGTGCCTACCGCGTTCACCCTGCTGTGGATGACCGTGTTTGGCAACACCGCGATTCACATGATTCTCGAACAGGGCATGACCGACCTGGGCATGGCCGTGGACAAGGACACCTCGCTGGCGCTGTTCGCGTTTCTCCAGCACTTTCCGTTCTCTGGCGTGATCAGCGCCCTGGCGATCATCATGGTGGTGGTGTTTTTCGTTACCTCGGCCGACTCCGGCGCGATGGTGGTGGACATGCTCGCCTCCGGTGGGTCGGAAAACACCCCGGTGCGCCAGCGCATCTTCTGGGCCTCGAGCATGGGCCTGGTGGCCATCGCATTGCTGTTGGCCGATGGTCTCAAGGCGCTGCAAACCGCAACCATCGCCAGCGCATTGCCGTTCACCCTGGCGCTGTTGCTGAGCATGCGCGGCCTGCTCAAGGCGCTCAAGCTGGACGCCACCAAGCGCGGTCTGCGCCATCAGGCCCTGGCCATTTCCCCAAGCACGCCACGGGCTGGCGGTAACTGGCAGCGCCGTCTGCGTACCCTGGCGATGTTCCCGCGACGTGCCCACGTGGTCCGCTTCATCGAAGAAGTGGCCCGCCCGGCTTGCCTCAGCGTCGCCGAGGAATGGCGCCTGCAGGGTTACGACTGCACCGTGGAAGATGGCGAGGAGGGCGGTGTGCGCCTGAGTGTCGGCCCGACCGACGATGCCTTCATCTATGAAATCCGGCCCCATGCCTACGCCACGCCCAGCTTCGTCATGAGCGGGCCGACCGGCGAGGAACGCAAGTATTTCCGCGCCGAAGTGCACCTGCGCGAGGGTGGCCAGGACCACGACGTCATGGGCTGGTCGCGCGATGAGGTCATCGGCGACATTCTCGACCACTACGAACGCCACATGCACTTCCTGCACCTGGTGGGCTGA
- a CDS encoding RidA family protein, protein MAHSDITFLPDPDPESISSDVAGFGGLLVTTQIPTRADGSLELGSITEQSECTLQALKVALEAAGSSLDRVLHLTIYLTDMADRPAFNEVYQRFFSKPWPVRAAVGITALAAAGMRVEVTAMAAKG, encoded by the coding sequence ATGGCCCATTCAGACATCACGTTTCTGCCGGACCCCGACCCCGAGTCGATTTCCTCCGACGTCGCCGGCTTCGGCGGTCTGCTGGTAACCACCCAGATTCCAACCCGCGCCGACGGCAGCCTGGAACTGGGCAGCATCACCGAGCAGAGCGAATGCACGCTGCAGGCGCTGAAGGTTGCGCTGGAAGCGGCCGGCAGCTCGCTGGATCGCGTCCTGCACCTGACCATCTACCTGACCGACATGGCTGACCGCCCGGCCTTCAACGAGGTCTACCAGCGCTTTTTCAGCAAGCCCTGGCCGGTGCGCGCAGCCGTGGGTATCACCGCGCTCGCCGCCGCTGGCATGCGTGTGGAAGTGACCGCCATGGCCGCCAAGGGCTGA